In Micromonospora ferruginea, the sequence TGCCGCTGGCCCACCACGGGTTGGACCGGTGGGGCCTGGACCCGGGCGAGCGGGACCGGCTGCTCGGCATCATCGAGCAGCGCTGCCTGACCGGCCGCAACGGCGCGACCTGGCAGGTGGAGACGCTGCACCGGCTGGAGTCCGCCGACCATCTGGACCGGCCGGCGGCGCTGCGCGAGGTGGTCCGCCACTACGTCGACCTGATGCACAGCAACCGTCCCGTGCACGAGTGGCCGATCCCCTGACGCGTCCGGTCACCCGCCGACGGCGGCGAACACGAACGTACCGACGACGGCCAACGGGAGCGCCACGGCCGCGGCGAGCAGCCGTACCCGCAGGGTGCGGCCGACCAGCTCCAGCAGCAGCGCGGCGAGCCCCAGGTCGATGACCACGTTCCACCACGCGCCGGGATAGCCGGTGCGGGCCCTTCCGACGAAGCGCAGCGCCTCCTCGACGAACACGGCCACCGGCAGCGCGGTCGCCACCACCTGCCGCCACCCGGTCGTCCGCGCCCAGACACCGGCGACGCCGAACACCACGCCGGCGAGCACGCCGGACGCCATCCAGAGCAGTGAGGTGGGCGCGACGATGAC encodes:
- a CDS encoding DUF6518 family protein, with protein sequence MSPASRTLALVAPVAGFLLGFLDFVWITRVPYPFAELGNSTATWAVAAFALGWWVRVGVVRAAVAAVVLLVVAVPAYYLAAALLQGDDPAVIVAPTSLLWMASGVLAGVVFGVAGVWARTTGWRQVVATALPVAVFVEEALRFVGRARTGYPGAWWNVVIDLGLAALLLELVGRTLRVRLLAAAVALPLAVVGTFVFAAVGG